The Onthophagus taurus isolate NC chromosome 2, IU_Otau_3.0, whole genome shotgun sequence genome includes a window with the following:
- the LOC111426882 gene encoding tetraspanin-21-like produces the protein MNSNNKLRVFMLCYAIYGILLVILGVSLPKLTNSSTDEMKGAANTIKYIDGSSAVINTTTYIFLAYGMMVLILTAFIYKCLLIENKKLLKWLRILLVIAITIKIGTGSILSTHILKQKFAPAIRSKLINNFIEIPFHSSKHFKAQMFFEEKYDCCGVDNYTDYNVIFESNDLHYPESCCTKYNNFCTLKDEIKPDGCFDKLLIGFHTSFVPLLVAIVVGSVIETTIGGEIKMIIEKVNKIPGGNNLQGVTQIESTAV, from the exons ATGAACTCAAACAATAAATTACGTGTATTTATGTTATGTTATGCT atttatGGAATTCTTTTAGTAATTTTAGGTGTGAGTTTACCAAAACTGACAAATTCATCAACAGATGAAATGAAAGGGGCTGCAAATACCATCAAATACATTGATGGGAGTAGTGCTGTGATAAATACCACTACATACATATTTCTTGCTTATGGAATGATGGTTTTGATTTTAACagcttttatttataaatgctTACTGATTGAAAATAAGAAACTTTTGAAATGG TTACGTATTTTATTGGTGATAGCAATCACTATTAAGATAGGAACTGGGTCGATTCTATCAACTCATatactaaaacaaaaatttgcaCCTGCTATCAGAAgtaaattgataaataactttattgagATACCTTTTCATTcttctaaacattttaaagcacaaATGTTTTTTGAGGAAAAG tatGATTGTTGCGGAGTTGACAACTACACTGATTACAATGTTATATTTGAGAGCAATGATTTGCATTATCCCGAAAGTTGTTGtacaaaatacaataatttttgcaCATTAAAAGACGAAATCAAACCCGATGGTTGTTTTGATAAACTTCTCATTGGGTTTCATACCAGTTTTGTTCCCCTTCTGGTGGCGATCGTTGTAGGATCAGTAATagaa aCCACCATAGGAggagaaattaaaatgattattgaAAAGGTAAATAAAATTCCTGGAGGTAATAATCTACAAGGTGTGACTCAAATCGAATCTACCGCTGTTTAA
- the LOC111426872 gene encoding ran GTPase-activating protein 1 isoform X1: protein MVSIEDITSQLKNTKVATTGVSFEGKSLKLDTANDAKPVVEAIDNCPYLEYLNLQGNTLGVEASSVIAKALEKHPEFKRAQWQDMFTGRMKTEIPKALQFLGNGLVTAGAKLTELDLSDNALGPIGVEGLASLLRSSSCYALEELRLNNNGLGIGGGKLLASALLDCYNSSKSQGKPLSLKVFIVGRNRLENDGAKALAEVFSTIGTLEEIEMPQNGIYNIGITALSNAFKNNLNLKVLNLNDNTIGPKGSKAIASVLPQLKELREINFGDCLLLNKGAITLAHGLKHCMKLEQLMLAGNEIKSDGGIQLIKALINKEKLVCVNLGANKFGSDGCEDIKTLLKDVGKLNTLESLSDDESAGSDDDDDEEDEDEDDDEKVNDETGTESDHENEINEIDNNNGVLDSKVTVEDFLKEPTSENFLSLGDNVADLLLKEVEKNNQTYSDSLLVILMKVASLSVCKSKEVCEKSLKCTDYLYKKIFTMENDGNYSLVNNSLLVHLGLIKSEDKKELDWDLGGCLKALQSALRKSYLPDSTKSVLWVFLEKDVDNNKELLSLKKDILLQLNIKL from the exons ATGGTTTCGATCGAAGATATAACGTCACAATTGAAAAATACTAAAGTGGCCACCACTGGGGTTTCCTTTGAGGGGAAATCTCTGAAATTAGATACAGCTAATGATG CTAAACCTGTTGTGGAGGCAATAGATAACTGTCCGTATTTagaatatttgaatttacAAGGAAATACTTTGGGGGTTGAAGCATCGAGTGTTATTGCTAAAGCTTTAGAAAAACATCCAGAATTTAAGAGAGCTCAATGGCAGGATATGTTTACTGGTCGAATGAAAACTGAGATTCCTAAAGCGTTG CAATTTTTAGGTAATGGGTTAGTTACTGCTGGAGCTAAGTTAACAGAATTAGACTTAAGCGATAATGCACTTGGCCCAATTGGTGTAGAAGGTTTAGCTTCACTTTTAAGAAGCTCATCATGTTATGCACTTGAAGAACTTAGATTAAACAATAATGGTCTTGGAATTGGGGGTGGAAAACTCTTAGCATCTGCTTTATTAGATTGTTACAATTCAAGTAAAAGTCAAGGAAAACCATTATCTCTGAAAGTATTTATAGTTGGGAGAAATCGCTTGGAAAATGATGGCGCAAAAGCTCTAGCAGAAGTTTTTTCG ACTATTGGCACATTAGAAGAAATAGAAATGCCCCAAAACGGTATTTACAACATAGGTATAACAGCTTTATCAAAtgcatttaaaaacaatttaaatttaaaagttttaaatctaAACGATAATACAATCGGACCTAAAGGAAGTAAAGCAATAGCTTCTGTTTTACcacaattaaaagaattaagagAAATTAATTTCGGTGATtgtcttttattaaataaaggtGCCATTACTTTGGCTCATGGATTAAAACATTGCATGAAATTAGAGCAGTTAATGTTGGCTGGCAATGAGATTAAAAGTGACGGTggaattcaattaattaaagcattgattaataaagaaaaacttgtTTGTGTTAATTTGGGTGCTAACAAATTTGGAAGTGATGGATGTgaagatataaaaactttactaAAAGATGTGG ggaaATTGAATACATTGGAAAGTTTAAGTGATGATGAATCAGCTGGtagtgatgatgatgatgatgaagaggATGAGGATGAAGATGATGATGAAAAAGTGAATGATGAAACAGGAACAGAAAGTGACCatgaaaacgaaattaatgaGATCGATAACAATAATGGAGTTTTAGATTCAAAAGTTACAGTTGAGGATTTTTTAAAGGAACCcacatcagaaaattttttgtcTTTAGGTGATAACGTAGCAGATTTACTGCTTAAAGAGGTTGAG aaaaataatcaaacataTTCAGATTCGTTACTTGTTATTTTGATGAAAGTAGCATCTTTAAGTGTGTGTAAAAGTAAAGAAGTATgtgaaaaatcattaaaatgcaCTGactatttatataaaaagatattCACAATGGAAAATGATGGGAATTATTCTCTCGTAAATAATTCTTTACTCGTTCATCTTGGTTTGATTAAAAgtgaagataaaaaagaattagacTGGGATTTAGGGGGTTGCTTAAAGGCGTTGCAAAGTGCGCTGAGAAAGAGTTATTTACCAGATAGTACAAAGAGCGTTTTATGGGTATTTTTAGAAAA ggatgtagataataataaagaactattaagtttaaaaaaagatatattgCTACagttaaacattaaattatga
- the LOC111426872 gene encoding ran GTPase-activating protein 1 isoform X2 — MVSIEDITSQLKNTKVATTGVSFEGKSLKLDTANDAKPVVEAIDNCPYLEYLNLQGNTLGVEASSVIAKALEKHPEFKRAQWQDMFTGRMKTEIPKALQFLGNGLVTAGAKLTELDLSDNALGPIGVEGLASLLRSSSCYALEELRLNNNGLGIGGGKLLASALLDCYNSSKSQGKPLSLKVFIVGRNRLENDGAKALAEVFSTIGTLEEIEMPQNGIYNIGITALSNAFKNNLNLKVLNLNDNTIGPKGSKAIASVLPQLKELREINFGDCLLLNKGAITLAHGLKHCMKLEQLMLAGNEIKSDGGIQLIKALINKEKLVCVNLGANKFGSDGCEDIKTLLKDVGKLNTLESLSDDESAGSDDDDDEEDEDEDDDEKVNDETGTESDHENEINEIDNNNGVLDSKVTVEDFLKEPTSENFLSLGDNVADLLLKEVEKNNQTYSDSLLVILMKVASLSVCKSKEVCEKSLKCTDYLYKKIFTMENDGNYSLVNNSLLVHLGLIKSEDKKELDWDLGGCLKALQSALRKSYLPDSTKSVLWVFLEK; from the exons ATGGTTTCGATCGAAGATATAACGTCACAATTGAAAAATACTAAAGTGGCCACCACTGGGGTTTCCTTTGAGGGGAAATCTCTGAAATTAGATACAGCTAATGATG CTAAACCTGTTGTGGAGGCAATAGATAACTGTCCGTATTTagaatatttgaatttacAAGGAAATACTTTGGGGGTTGAAGCATCGAGTGTTATTGCTAAAGCTTTAGAAAAACATCCAGAATTTAAGAGAGCTCAATGGCAGGATATGTTTACTGGTCGAATGAAAACTGAGATTCCTAAAGCGTTG CAATTTTTAGGTAATGGGTTAGTTACTGCTGGAGCTAAGTTAACAGAATTAGACTTAAGCGATAATGCACTTGGCCCAATTGGTGTAGAAGGTTTAGCTTCACTTTTAAGAAGCTCATCATGTTATGCACTTGAAGAACTTAGATTAAACAATAATGGTCTTGGAATTGGGGGTGGAAAACTCTTAGCATCTGCTTTATTAGATTGTTACAATTCAAGTAAAAGTCAAGGAAAACCATTATCTCTGAAAGTATTTATAGTTGGGAGAAATCGCTTGGAAAATGATGGCGCAAAAGCTCTAGCAGAAGTTTTTTCG ACTATTGGCACATTAGAAGAAATAGAAATGCCCCAAAACGGTATTTACAACATAGGTATAACAGCTTTATCAAAtgcatttaaaaacaatttaaatttaaaagttttaaatctaAACGATAATACAATCGGACCTAAAGGAAGTAAAGCAATAGCTTCTGTTTTACcacaattaaaagaattaagagAAATTAATTTCGGTGATtgtcttttattaaataaaggtGCCATTACTTTGGCTCATGGATTAAAACATTGCATGAAATTAGAGCAGTTAATGTTGGCTGGCAATGAGATTAAAAGTGACGGTggaattcaattaattaaagcattgattaataaagaaaaacttgtTTGTGTTAATTTGGGTGCTAACAAATTTGGAAGTGATGGATGTgaagatataaaaactttactaAAAGATGTGG ggaaATTGAATACATTGGAAAGTTTAAGTGATGATGAATCAGCTGGtagtgatgatgatgatgatgaagaggATGAGGATGAAGATGATGATGAAAAAGTGAATGATGAAACAGGAACAGAAAGTGACCatgaaaacgaaattaatgaGATCGATAACAATAATGGAGTTTTAGATTCAAAAGTTACAGTTGAGGATTTTTTAAAGGAACCcacatcagaaaattttttgtcTTTAGGTGATAACGTAGCAGATTTACTGCTTAAAGAGGTTGAG aaaaataatcaaacataTTCAGATTCGTTACTTGTTATTTTGATGAAAGTAGCATCTTTAAGTGTGTGTAAAAGTAAAGAAGTATgtgaaaaatcattaaaatgcaCTGactatttatataaaaagatattCACAATGGAAAATGATGGGAATTATTCTCTCGTAAATAATTCTTTACTCGTTCATCTTGGTTTGATTAAAAgtgaagataaaaaagaattagacTGGGATTTAGGGGGTTGCTTAAAGGCGTTGCAAAGTGCGCTGAGAAAGAGTTATTTACCAGATAGTACAAAGAGCGTTTTATGGGTATTTTTAGAAAAGtaa